In Halopseudomonas xinjiangensis, a single genomic region encodes these proteins:
- a CDS encoding UDP-glucose dehydrogenase family protein, translating into MKITVFGIGYVGLVQAAVLADAGHQVCCVDVDAAKIDNLIKGIIPIYEPGLTDLVEKNHAAGRLSFATDAATGVGFGEIQFIAVGTPPDEDGSADLKYVLAVAETIARYMDSGKIVVNKSTVPVGTADRVHARMAEVLADRRVDIAFDVASNPEFLKEGSAVADCVRPDRIIIGTDSDHVEARLRELYEPFNRNHEKVIIMDVRSAELTKYAANCLLATKISFMNEMANLAERLGADIEAVRHGIGSDPRIGYHFIYAGCGYGGSCFPKDVQALERTARQVGYEAQLLTAVEAVNERQKSRLFEQISHHFNGDVTGKTFAVWGLSFKPNTDDMRAASSRVLMELLWQHGAVVQAFDPEAMEETQRIYGHRRDLRLMGTKEAALSGADALVVVTEWRDFKAPDFEYVRAALSTPVIFDGRNLYDPQRMEAQGFDYYGIGRGKSVRPEF; encoded by the coding sequence ATGAAGATCACCGTTTTTGGGATTGGCTATGTAGGCCTTGTCCAGGCTGCCGTGCTCGCCGATGCGGGCCATCAGGTCTGCTGTGTAGATGTTGACGCAGCAAAGATCGATAACCTCATCAAGGGCATCATCCCTATCTACGAGCCGGGGCTGACCGATCTGGTCGAAAAGAATCATGCGGCTGGTCGGCTTAGCTTCGCCACCGATGCCGCTACCGGCGTCGGCTTTGGCGAGATCCAGTTCATCGCGGTGGGCACTCCGCCCGACGAGGACGGCAGCGCCGACCTGAAATACGTGCTTGCCGTTGCCGAGACCATTGCACGTTATATGGACTCGGGGAAAATCGTCGTGAACAAATCGACCGTTCCGGTCGGGACCGCGGACCGCGTCCACGCTCGAATGGCCGAAGTGCTGGCCGACAGGCGGGTGGACATTGCCTTCGATGTGGCATCGAATCCCGAATTTCTGAAGGAAGGATCGGCGGTCGCCGACTGCGTTCGGCCGGACCGTATCATCATCGGCACCGATAGCGACCACGTCGAGGCGCGCCTGCGCGAGCTGTACGAGCCGTTCAATCGCAACCATGAAAAAGTCATCATCATGGACGTGCGCAGCGCCGAGCTGACCAAGTACGCGGCCAACTGCCTGCTGGCGACCAAGATTTCCTTCATGAACGAAATGGCCAACCTGGCCGAGCGGCTGGGGGCGGATATCGAGGCAGTGCGTCACGGCATAGGCTCCGACCCGCGCATTGGCTATCACTTCATCTATGCCGGTTGCGGGTATGGCGGTTCGTGCTTTCCCAAGGATGTTCAGGCACTGGAGCGAACAGCTCGCCAGGTCGGATACGAGGCGCAGCTGCTCACTGCTGTCGAGGCGGTGAACGAGCGGCAGAAGTCGCGCCTGTTCGAGCAGATCAGCCATCACTTCAATGGTGACGTCACGGGCAAGACCTTTGCCGTCTGGGGCCTGTCCTTCAAACCGAATACTGACGACATGCGCGCCGCTTCCAGCCGCGTGCTGATGGAGCTGCTATGGCAGCACGGCGCGGTGGTGCAGGCGTTCGATCCCGAGGCAATGGAAGAAACCCAACGCATCTATGGTCATCGTAGAGACCTGCGACTCATGGGCACAAAGGAAGCGGCGCTTTCCGGTGCTGATGCGCTCGTGGTGGTCACCGAATGGCGCGATTTCAAGGCTCCGGATTTCGAGTACGTTCGCGCCGCGCTGAGCACCCCCGTCATCTTTGACGGGCGGAACCTGTATGACCCCCAGCGCATGGAAGCTCAGGGCTTCGACTATTACGGCATCGGCCGCGGCAAGTCAGTTCGCCCCGAGTTCTAA
- a CDS encoding glycosyltransferase family 2 protein, which yields MGMIASIIIPAKDRPVQLNRAVQSVLLQPGSDRVEIIIVDDNSSRPLQCALLRPHDLIIRNTVTRGAAISRNIGIRASSGQLIYLLDSDDRFLARNFESDYVQYSQSPLLHYVDIFCSGARYCYPSSLTRELFFSAVFKSHPHICQTSSLMFTRCNLRFFDESLPKHQDWDLVLTYLSSYSHAQKIEGLSEFDRSDRFSLSRTFAPDRSSPWMEKLQRSADLRCTDDELRYASFMTQGGSTRHYPWATWLSSSASYLARREANPLTIAKAAYRRVRFIGAANKDVVQ from the coding sequence ATGGGAATGATTGCATCGATTATCATCCCGGCAAAGGATCGGCCGGTACAGTTGAACAGAGCAGTACAATCTGTTCTGTTGCAGCCTGGTTCGGACAGAGTCGAAATCATCATCGTCGATGACAACTCGTCGCGCCCGTTGCAATGCGCGCTTCTTCGTCCTCATGATCTGATTATTCGGAATACCGTCACGCGTGGCGCGGCCATTTCCCGAAATATAGGGATTCGAGCGTCGTCGGGTCAATTAATATATTTGCTCGACAGTGACGACCGCTTTCTGGCTCGAAATTTCGAATCAGACTATGTGCAATATTCGCAAAGCCCGCTTCTGCACTACGTCGATATTTTTTGTTCCGGCGCCCGGTACTGTTACCCTTCTTCGTTGACACGCGAGCTTTTTTTTAGCGCCGTATTCAAATCGCATCCGCATATTTGTCAGACCTCTAGTCTGATGTTTACTCGCTGTAACTTACGTTTCTTCGACGAATCGCTACCGAAGCATCAAGACTGGGATTTGGTGCTAACGTATTTGAGCAGCTATAGCCACGCTCAGAAGATCGAAGGTCTGTCGGAATTCGATCGATCGGACCGGTTTTCCTTATCGCGTACTTTTGCTCCTGATCGATCGTCACCTTGGATGGAAAAGCTGCAGCGGTCAGCCGACCTCCGGTGCACCGACGACGAACTCAGATACGCATCATTCATGACACAGGGTGGTAGTACTCGGCACTATCCGTGGGCCACTTGGCTCAGCTCGTCCGCCTCGTACCTCGCGCGCCGCGAGGCGAATCCGCTCACGATAGCTAAAGCGGCGTACCGTCGAGTACGTTTTATCGGCGCAGCCAATAAGGACGTGGTGCAATGA
- a CDS encoding WecB/TagA/CpsF family glycosyltransferase: MERKVSSLPGHVPPPLRLASNHSELLFSGQGKLISFVNFSSIAQVLGNTEYLERFSFYCDGILCSKFFSFFSRNPIRRVSFDFSSIARDVFEYASRNGKSIYFIGGTAAEVDRFVAKIRLRYPDLKISGHRDGYWDGNLLFEVLEKTISASPDIVVAGLGAGKQEQFLSLLQDQGFFGTGFTCGGFIRQESTCESDYYPSIINRLNLRAFYRMVREPHTIKRYLTDYPFNLFKTYRLLSRGRVSIEVKTWE, translated from the coding sequence ATGGAACGCAAAGTCTCGTCATTACCAGGCCATGTCCCCCCGCCGCTGCGCTTAGCATCAAACCACTCTGAGCTACTTTTTTCAGGACAAGGGAAGCTGATTTCCTTTGTAAATTTCTCGTCGATCGCTCAGGTACTTGGTAACACGGAGTATCTCGAACGTTTTTCGTTCTACTGCGACGGAATCCTTTGTTCAAAGTTTTTTTCTTTTTTTTCCCGCAACCCGATACGCCGCGTAAGCTTTGATTTTTCGTCGATAGCCAGAGACGTTTTTGAGTACGCAAGCAGGAACGGCAAGTCTATATATTTTATTGGCGGCACCGCGGCGGAGGTTGACCGGTTCGTGGCCAAAATTCGCTTGAGATATCCAGATTTAAAAATTTCCGGACATCGAGATGGTTACTGGGACGGGAATTTGTTGTTCGAAGTGTTGGAAAAGACGATTTCTGCATCGCCTGATATCGTCGTCGCCGGCCTTGGGGCAGGTAAGCAGGAGCAGTTTCTTTCCTTGTTGCAAGACCAAGGCTTCTTCGGCACCGGGTTCACCTGCGGCGGATTCATACGGCAAGAGTCTACCTGTGAGAGCGATTATTACCCGAGCATAATAAATCGTCTCAACCTACGCGCTTTTTACCGAATGGTCCGAGAACCGCATACCATCAAGCGCTACCTCACTGATTATCCGTTTAATCTGTTCAAAACCTATCGACTTCTTTCGCGCGGCCGCGTCTCTATAGAGGTGAAAACATGGGAATGA
- a CDS encoding O-antigen ligase family protein, protein MLRKFDRAIASLYLAASMGLFANLIFGNETEARNDNLFLISWLVLYVVTITRLLTLKPTIYRADALCFYLALTPIISSLWSVDVGTSLNYSIAFFCNLAFCMYLRARFTFAELLNITRNTIAIMIGLSLIFSTFGFDTVRYVDIHQRDTMLGTDPIRGFFNHKITAGFYAALGAILSLKIERQALRTTAVAFHIIFVLLTGSSSALALCALGLASYGLFFRARKQQIGPSTFIAFVFIILFSCAAGFALLSGPILEFLGRDPTLTGRTLLWGVGTKAAEENLLLGWGYQAYLSSEHSRDLLRYIPQFANYDVPHFHNSYIQVLVDLGGLTLAILALTTLFTLRKLYGFAKTSASDTIPALAVFFTISISAVFVFSIYNHNNFSSILFFSIILFSSNSLKFRNHTEETHGTQSLVITRPCPPAAALSIKPL, encoded by the coding sequence ATGCTACGAAAGTTTGATCGAGCAATAGCTTCACTTTACCTAGCCGCCTCAATGGGCCTTTTCGCAAATCTGATTTTCGGAAACGAAACCGAAGCTAGAAATGACAACCTTTTTCTCATCTCATGGCTAGTTCTTTATGTCGTGACGATTACCCGCCTGCTGACTCTGAAGCCGACGATCTACCGGGCTGACGCCCTGTGTTTTTACCTGGCGTTGACCCCGATTATCTCATCGCTTTGGAGCGTGGACGTTGGTACATCCCTAAATTATTCGATCGCTTTTTTTTGCAACCTAGCATTCTGCATGTACCTTCGGGCACGCTTTACATTCGCGGAACTCCTGAACATTACACGCAACACAATAGCTATCATGATTGGGTTGAGTCTTATATTCAGCACCTTCGGCTTCGACACGGTTCGCTACGTCGACATCCACCAGCGTGACACGATGCTCGGTACAGATCCAATTCGCGGCTTTTTTAATCATAAAATCACGGCTGGCTTTTACGCTGCTCTCGGCGCGATTCTATCATTGAAAATCGAGCGACAGGCCCTTCGGACGACGGCCGTGGCGTTCCACATTATCTTTGTACTATTGACGGGTTCGTCATCAGCTCTGGCTCTTTGTGCGTTGGGCTTGGCTTCTTACGGATTATTCTTTCGGGCTCGTAAACAACAAATTGGACCCTCAACATTCATCGCATTCGTTTTTATTATCCTATTTTCTTGCGCAGCGGGTTTTGCGTTGCTTTCCGGGCCTATTCTTGAGTTTCTAGGGAGAGATCCCACCTTGACTGGTCGGACGCTCTTATGGGGCGTTGGAACGAAGGCTGCAGAAGAAAATCTTTTATTGGGGTGGGGATATCAAGCGTACTTGAGCTCAGAACATTCCCGCGACCTGCTCCGCTATATACCACAGTTCGCAAACTACGACGTTCCGCACTTTCATAACTCGTACATTCAGGTGCTGGTCGACCTGGGCGGGCTAACCCTAGCCATTTTGGCTCTCACCACGCTCTTTACTCTAAGAAAGCTTTACGGATTTGCAAAAACAAGCGCCTCGGACACTATTCCGGCGCTCGCCGTGTTTTTCACCATTTCAATATCAGCGGTCTTCGTATTTTCTATTTACAACCACAATAATTTCTCATCAATATTATTTTTTTCGATTATTTTGTTTAGCTCCAATTCTTTAAAATTTAGGAACCACACCGAGGAAACGCATGGAACGCAAAGTCTCGTCATTACCAGGCCATGTCCCCCCGCCGCTGCGCTTAGCATCAAACCACTCTGA
- a CDS encoding polysaccharide pyruvyl transferase family protein — METAPSNQPTPPVREKPSLYYVANTQNENLGDIVINLLLIEQCAKLFNVTVNVRNCPPHYIEAIRKTECFVVDSGHFSFVSAMIYRSIRRNRTYFFQKPGHFFGDEEGLKKTLVRTVSFLGMRCAGVRMVRVGASIGPFRTTVETMLEKLQASLHALYTVRESYSMTYCRAKGLPSSFCPDMAFLLTSRQPGLARYGYCLSFRDMHLEGEHPATALSAMELLSQHSRLAVVTQVERDHAFNHDLSSRCNAEIHVGFNGSNADEIFAIYNVSTVTLSNRLHVLLFAAAQGSIPVPVIDRAKQTKIAGIFEDLGLSYLIFDLSDEKPLDQHLEGISNQEAQIRSALTTAYQRNSQLISDALAYLSQS, encoded by the coding sequence ATGGAAACAGCGCCTTCAAACCAGCCGACGCCCCCTGTGCGCGAGAAACCTTCTCTTTACTACGTTGCAAACACTCAAAATGAAAACCTCGGCGACATCGTTATAAATCTGCTTCTAATTGAACAGTGCGCCAAATTGTTTAACGTAACGGTAAACGTGAGAAACTGTCCACCGCATTACATTGAGGCCATCCGTAAAACCGAGTGCTTCGTAGTAGACTCCGGACACTTTTCTTTCGTTTCAGCGATGATATACAGAAGCATCCGACGCAATCGCACTTATTTCTTCCAGAAACCCGGGCACTTTTTCGGAGATGAAGAAGGCTTAAAGAAAACACTCGTGCGCACGGTCTCTTTTTTGGGAATGCGGTGTGCAGGCGTTCGAATGGTAAGAGTTGGCGCGTCGATAGGGCCTTTCCGAACCACTGTGGAAACGATGCTAGAGAAGCTCCAAGCATCTTTACATGCTCTCTACACCGTACGAGAAAGTTATTCGATGACATATTGCCGAGCCAAAGGACTGCCCTCAAGCTTTTGCCCGGATATGGCCTTTCTATTGACATCGCGTCAGCCCGGGCTCGCCAGATATGGTTACTGCCTGAGCTTTCGGGATATGCATCTTGAAGGCGAGCATCCCGCCACCGCTCTTAGCGCAATGGAACTGCTCAGCCAGCACAGTCGTTTGGCTGTCGTTACACAGGTAGAAAGAGACCATGCCTTCAACCACGATCTTAGCTCCCGGTGCAATGCGGAGATCCATGTAGGCTTCAACGGGAGCAATGCTGATGAGATATTCGCAATTTATAACGTAAGCACAGTCACGCTGAGCAACAGGCTCCACGTTCTATTGTTCGCAGCGGCGCAGGGGTCAATTCCCGTTCCAGTAATCGATCGAGCCAAGCAAACTAAGATCGCTGGAATATTTGAAGACCTCGGCTTAAGTTATTTGATATTCGATTTAAGCGACGAGAAACCTCTCGATCAGCATCTTGAGGGAATCTCCAACCAGGAGGCCCAAATCAGGTCCGCACTAACTACAGCTTATCAACGAAACTCTCAGCTAATATCAGATGCCCTAGCGTATCTTTCACAAAGCTAA
- a CDS encoding lipopolysaccharide biosynthesis protein: MLKITRTNLGQMAAAFAIKIAAGATSYILFVGLARYLGPGLFGTFSVLFSIAMVAGLAGSFGQQVFIVKETAVARRGANVEYEKGIYLFSAIVTLTVGSAFALAAGIAAAAHVDLPLKTVDLVLLSSLSFLYAVTQSTIGALRAQDKVLYAIFSRDVLWRLLAGGAITYLLLSEAESELTIALGVLVAPLCVIALSHVHMVWKTVRALRNGVKIRIKRWLDTSFGMSIIAVIAGSDTYLFTVILAVVATETETGAFFASMRTVDVINMFMIATTLISANRLSKAIAGGQHREFQGICNFLILVQLIPVLAVCGILAIFAEPVLCLFSSEYVEYGPILRLLSLGVAINALTGPTGLAMQIAGLHWLQVFYQGGALALCLLALPLSYTNFGLEGAAMSFIVSKTAWNVLAVWTLATQKSVNVSIVGLLGTSEIPSKDVIKGLKSQMSQRIR; this comes from the coding sequence ATGCTGAAAATTACTCGGACGAACCTGGGTCAAATGGCAGCAGCTTTCGCTATAAAAATCGCTGCAGGCGCCACCTCCTACATACTTTTTGTTGGCTTAGCACGTTACCTGGGCCCAGGTTTGTTCGGGACATTCAGCGTGTTATTCAGCATTGCTATGGTAGCTGGTCTGGCTGGGTCGTTCGGCCAGCAGGTGTTCATAGTGAAAGAGACCGCCGTCGCTCGCAGAGGCGCTAATGTGGAGTATGAGAAAGGTATCTACCTGTTTTCCGCAATTGTTACGCTCACGGTCGGCAGCGCTTTCGCTCTCGCCGCAGGAATAGCCGCCGCCGCTCATGTCGATCTACCATTGAAAACGGTAGATCTCGTGTTGCTTTCGAGTCTGTCCTTTCTGTATGCCGTCACTCAATCGACGATCGGTGCATTGCGGGCGCAGGACAAAGTACTTTACGCGATTTTCTCCCGCGATGTTCTTTGGCGCCTTTTGGCCGGAGGCGCAATCACATACTTACTGCTCTCCGAAGCGGAATCGGAATTAACTATCGCACTAGGCGTTTTAGTCGCGCCGCTTTGCGTCATCGCGCTATCTCACGTTCATATGGTATGGAAAACCGTTCGTGCGTTGAGGAACGGTGTGAAGATCCGGATTAAGCGGTGGCTTGATACGAGTTTTGGCATGAGCATAATCGCCGTTATAGCCGGATCCGACACATACCTTTTTACTGTCATACTCGCGGTGGTCGCCACGGAGACGGAGACCGGCGCGTTCTTTGCGTCGATGCGTACCGTAGACGTCATAAACATGTTCATGATCGCGACTACGCTGATCTCCGCAAACCGATTGTCGAAAGCGATAGCGGGAGGCCAACACCGCGAGTTCCAAGGCATATGCAACTTCTTAATACTGGTACAACTGATCCCGGTTTTAGCCGTCTGCGGCATACTCGCTATTTTTGCAGAGCCTGTCTTGTGTTTATTTAGTAGCGAATATGTTGAGTACGGTCCGATTCTTCGACTGCTAAGCCTAGGAGTAGCGATCAACGCCCTGACCGGTCCAACCGGCCTCGCGATGCAAATAGCTGGCCTGCATTGGTTGCAGGTCTTCTACCAAGGTGGAGCGCTAGCTTTGTGCTTGCTAGCTCTACCTTTAAGCTACACAAACTTTGGGCTTGAAGGAGCAGCGATGTCGTTCATTGTCTCGAAGACTGCTTGGAATGTCCTAGCAGTCTGGACGCTAGCTACACAGAAATCGGTAAACGTTTCAATAGTTGGCCTACTGGGGACATCCGAAATCCCGTCGAAAGATGTTATTAAGGGCTTGAAGTCTCAGATGTCTCAACGAATTCGATAA
- a CDS encoding polysaccharide biosynthesis tyrosine autokinase, with protein sequence MQTNQTQTQDDNEIDLLALLGALLDGKWIILGFTFLFAIAGIAYALLATPIYQASALIQIEEKTGSSLSGLSELTDMFGSTSKAVTEIELLKSRAVIGQAVHNLKLDIIAEPRHFPAIGAWAARRFEPESLGDVAQPLFGLSSYAWGGEIIDVFQLDVPPRYLGEPLTLTAIDHASFEIADEDGNLLAEGSVGQQIDQDGFKVQIAQLVAHPGTQFEVTRQRRLNTILQYQEELGASERGKDSGIIALSLKHEDPDYATRVLDEVSRLYVRQNVERNSAEAAQSLEFLRQQLPQVRTELERYEQALNEYQTSNKSVNITIETQAVLDQLVELDTLISEQNLKRAELERRFTREHPTYQALIEQTTQLQRQRSELADKIENLPQTQQELLRLTRDVTVTTEVYTAMLNSAQELDVLRAGTVGNVRVVDDADVNLEEPVAPKKPMIAAIAVLLGGFVGVALVLLRNALNRGVEDPDVIEQLGLPVYAAIPFSKDQEVLEKRARDRNDKGPSSLLLAVNNPADLSIESLRSLRTSLHFARLEAKNNILMISGPSPSVGKSFVSANLAVIMAQAGQKVLLIDADMRKGYINKLFRIQPINGLSELLAAQLTSEKAIRQTEIENLHFVPRGQVPPNPSELLMHPNFTAFMENVSSQYDLVIIDTPPILAVTDAAIVGRGAGTSLVVTRFGVNGAKEIEVMKRRFEQNDIQLKGAIFNAVLKKAGAYSYANYGYYNYVYSSDKS encoded by the coding sequence ATGCAAACGAACCAGACCCAAACCCAGGACGATAACGAAATCGACCTGCTTGCCCTGCTCGGCGCCCTGCTCGACGGCAAATGGATCATCCTGGGCTTTACCTTTCTGTTCGCCATCGCCGGCATCGCCTACGCGCTGCTGGCCACGCCGATCTACCAGGCCAGCGCCCTGATCCAGATCGAGGAGAAAACCGGCAGCAGCCTGAGCGGATTGAGCGAACTGACCGACATGTTCGGCTCCACTTCCAAGGCAGTGACCGAGATCGAGCTGCTCAAGTCGCGCGCCGTTATCGGCCAGGCGGTGCACAACCTCAAGCTGGACATCATCGCCGAGCCCAGGCACTTTCCCGCCATCGGCGCATGGGCGGCACGCCGGTTCGAACCCGAATCCCTTGGGGACGTGGCCCAGCCACTGTTCGGCCTCAGCAGCTACGCCTGGGGCGGTGAAATCATCGACGTGTTCCAGCTGGACGTACCGCCGCGCTACCTAGGCGAACCACTGACCCTGACCGCGATCGACCACGCCAGCTTCGAAATTGCCGATGAAGACGGCAACCTACTGGCAGAAGGCAGCGTAGGCCAGCAGATCGACCAAGACGGCTTCAAGGTACAGATCGCTCAACTGGTAGCACACCCGGGCACTCAGTTCGAAGTCACCCGTCAACGGCGCCTGAACACCATCCTGCAGTACCAGGAAGAACTCGGTGCCAGCGAGCGCGGTAAGGACAGCGGCATCATCGCCCTGAGCCTGAAGCACGAAGATCCGGACTACGCTACCCGCGTGCTTGATGAAGTCAGCCGTCTGTATGTGCGTCAGAACGTCGAGCGCAACTCCGCCGAAGCCGCACAGAGCCTGGAATTCCTCCGCCAGCAACTGCCACAGGTGCGCACCGAGCTGGAGCGCTACGAGCAGGCGCTGAACGAATACCAGACCAGCAACAAGTCGGTAAACATCACCATCGAAACTCAGGCGGTACTGGACCAGCTCGTCGAGCTGGATACGCTGATCAGCGAACAGAACCTCAAGCGCGCCGAACTGGAGCGCCGCTTCACCCGCGAGCACCCCACCTACCAGGCACTGATCGAACAGACCACTCAGCTGCAGCGCCAACGCAGCGAACTGGCTGACAAGATCGAAAACCTCCCGCAAACCCAACAGGAGCTGCTGCGCCTGACGCGCGACGTGACCGTCACCACCGAGGTGTACACCGCCATGCTCAACAGCGCGCAGGAGCTGGATGTGTTGCGCGCAGGGACAGTGGGCAACGTGCGTGTAGTCGACGACGCGGACGTGAATCTTGAAGAACCCGTAGCCCCGAAAAAGCCAATGATTGCCGCAATAGCAGTTCTGCTGGGCGGCTTCGTTGGGGTTGCATTGGTGTTGCTTCGCAATGCGCTCAACCGGGGCGTAGAAGACCCAGACGTCATCGAACAGCTTGGCCTACCCGTTTATGCTGCCATCCCCTTCAGCAAGGATCAGGAAGTGCTGGAAAAGCGCGCCCGCGATCGCAACGACAAGGGCCCCAGCTCGCTCCTGCTAGCCGTAAATAACCCGGCCGACCTGTCCATCGAATCTCTGCGCAGCCTGCGTACCAGCCTGCACTTCGCACGGCTGGAAGCCAAAAACAACATCCTGATGATTTCCGGCCCCAGTCCTTCTGTAGGCAAGTCGTTCGTATCCGCCAACCTCGCCGTCATCATGGCTCAGGCGGGCCAGAAAGTGCTGCTGATCGACGCAGACATGCGCAAGGGCTATATCAACAAGCTGTTCCGTATTCAGCCAATCAATGGGCTGTCTGAACTGTTAGCCGCACAGCTCACCAGCGAAAAAGCAATTCGCCAAACTGAAATCGAGAATCTGCACTTCGTGCCACGGGGCCAGGTTCCGCCGAACCCGTCAGAACTACTGATGCATCCGAACTTCACAGCGTTCATGGAAAACGTGAGCAGCCAATACGACCTGGTGATCATCGACACCCCGCCGATCCTCGCCGTAACCGATGCGGCAATTGTAGGCCGCGGCGCTGGAACCAGCCTGGTAGTGACTCGGTTCGGTGTGAACGGGGCGAAAGAGATCGAAGTAATGAAGCGTCGGTTCGAGCAAAATGATATTCAGCTCAAAGGCGCTATTTTCAACGCCGTACTCAAGAAAGCGGGCGCTTACAGTTACGCCAACTACGGCTATTACAACTACGTGTACAGTTCTGACAAATCGTAA
- a CDS encoding arsenate reductase/protein-tyrosine-phosphatase family protein produces MFKSILIVCVGNICRSPTAEALLKHKLDGYDIKVTSAGLGALVGKGVDATAAAVMAEHDISLHDHQARQLTRQMVLDADLILTMETRHIKAICELTPEARGKTFLFGRWLNGCETPDPYRQQRDAFVHVYQILDKAANAWLPYLKR; encoded by the coding sequence ATGTTCAAATCGATACTGATCGTATGTGTAGGGAATATATGTCGTAGCCCTACTGCCGAAGCGCTGCTCAAACACAAGCTCGACGGCTACGACATCAAGGTCACCTCAGCGGGCCTTGGCGCCCTGGTCGGCAAAGGGGTCGACGCCACCGCCGCCGCCGTCATGGCTGAGCACGACATCAGCCTGCATGATCACCAGGCGCGCCAATTGACGCGGCAGATGGTTCTTGACGCTGATCTGATCCTCACGATGGAAACCCGCCACATCAAGGCGATCTGCGAGCTGACACCAGAAGCGCGCGGCAAAACGTTCCTGTTCGGCCGCTGGCTCAATGGCTGTGAAACGCCAGACCCCTATCGCCAGCAGCGCGACGCTTTCGTCCATGTGTACCAGATCCTCGACAAGGCCGCGAACGCCTGGCTGCCCTACCTCAAACGCTGA
- a CDS encoding metal/formaldehyde-sensitive transcriptional repressor — protein sequence MGHVASNKSALLKRVKRIAGQIQAVERALETDAGCATTLHLVAAMRGALNGLLDEIIREHAKEHVARPGLSDEERSQGLADLLEAIGRYSR from the coding sequence ATGGGTCACGTAGCATCGAACAAAAGCGCTCTGCTCAAACGGGTGAAGCGCATAGCGGGGCAGATCCAGGCAGTAGAAAGGGCGTTGGAGACGGACGCCGGCTGCGCGACAACGCTCCATCTGGTTGCTGCAATGCGCGGTGCCCTCAACGGTTTGCTTGATGAGATCATTCGTGAGCACGCCAAGGAACATGTTGCCCGGCCGGGGCTCAGCGATGAGGAGCGCAGTCAGGGGCTTGCCGATTTGCTGGAAGCCATCGGCAGGTACTCGCGATGA
- the dmeF gene encoding CDF family Co(II)/Ni(II) efflux transporter DmeF has protein sequence MTQPRVTQSDSVRDHDHVFLGSAHEGNARRTMWVVWLTVAAMIGEITAGYITGSMALLADGFHMATHAGALGIAAAAYAYAMRHARSDRYSFGTGKVGDLGGFASALILGLVALGLGFESVMRLLQPITVQFGAAILVAILGLVVNVVSAVLLGHGHDHDDHGHAHHHHGGDNNLKSAYFHVLADALTSVLAIAGLLAGRYLGWVWMDPVMGIVGALVIARWAWTLIRVTSGVLLDRTDPQVAEEIRKLVEAPGDATIVDLHVWQVGPEALAAIVSVVAHGVPDADEVRRRLEAVHEVRHLTVELRNGVLG, from the coding sequence ATGACGCAGCCGCGCGTTACGCAGAGCGACTCCGTTCGCGATCATGACCACGTGTTCCTCGGGTCGGCCCATGAAGGTAATGCCAGGCGTACGATGTGGGTCGTCTGGCTGACCGTCGCGGCGATGATTGGTGAAATCACCGCGGGATATATCACCGGGTCGATGGCGCTCCTGGCGGACGGCTTTCATATGGCTACCCATGCAGGCGCCTTGGGGATAGCCGCAGCAGCGTATGCGTATGCCATGAGGCACGCGCGCAGTGACCGCTACAGCTTCGGGACCGGCAAGGTAGGCGACCTGGGCGGGTTTGCCTCGGCACTGATTTTGGGTCTGGTTGCCCTGGGCCTCGGCTTCGAGTCGGTGATGCGGCTCTTGCAGCCGATTACCGTGCAGTTCGGCGCGGCCATCCTGGTGGCGATACTCGGACTGGTGGTCAATGTGGTCAGCGCGGTGCTGCTCGGGCATGGACACGACCATGATGATCATGGCCACGCGCATCACCATCACGGCGGGGATAACAACCTCAAGTCAGCCTATTTTCACGTACTGGCCGACGCCTTGACGTCAGTATTGGCGATCGCCGGGCTGCTCGCTGGTCGCTACCTCGGCTGGGTGTGGATGGACCCGGTGATGGGGATTGTCGGTGCGTTGGTGATCGCGCGCTGGGCGTGGACTCTGATCAGGGTAACCTCGGGCGTTTTGCTGGACCGTACTGATCCGCAGGTGGCCGAGGAGATCCGTAAACTGGTCGAGGCGCCGGGCGATGCGACCATCGTCGACCTGCATGTCTGGCAGGTCGGCCCGGAGGCGCTCGCGGCGATTGTGAGCGTCGTAGCGCATGGGGTGCCGGATGCCGATGAGGTGCGTCGGCGACTCGAGGCGGTCCACGAGGTCAGACATCTGACGGTCGAGTTGCGGAACGGTGTTCTCGGCTGA